One window of Quercus robur chromosome 12, dhQueRobu3.1, whole genome shotgun sequence genomic DNA carries:
- the LOC126708013 gene encoding tetraspanin-10 — protein MGLGTSTFVIRWINFLTMLLAIAVIIFGVWMSSHHDGCRRSLALPVLGLGAFIFVISIIGFLGALKNSSILLWIYLIMLCFILVGILVFTVLAFIVTNNGTGHSAPGLRYKEYQLQDYHSWFLKQLNNTHNWEHLKNCLVKSEDCNDLSKRYKTLKQYKLAKLSPIEAGCCRPPSECGYPAVNASYYDLSFHPISSNKDCKLYKNSRAIKCYNCDSCKAGVAQYMKVEWRVVAIFNVILFLLLAMIYFVGCCARRNAARGHPKV, from the exons ATGGGCTTAGGAACAAGCACCTTTGTAATCAGATGGATCAACTTTCTCACCATG CTTTTAGCTATAGCTGTCATAATTTTTGGAGTATGGATGAGCTCTCATCACGATGGCTGTCGAAGGTCCCTTGCGCTTCCAGTTTTAGGCCTTGGTGCCTTTATTTTTGTAAT ATCTATAATCGGGTTCTTGGGCGCACTCAAAAACAGCTCCATTCTCTTGTGGATT TATCTGATCATGTTATGCTTCATTTTGGTGGGAATTCTGGTATTCACAGTATTGGC GTTTATTGTAACGAATAATGGAACAGGTCATAGCGCTCCTGGTTTGAG GTACAAAGAGTATCAACTTCAAGACTACCATTCATGGTTTCTAAAACAG CTGAACAATACCCATAACTGGGAGCACTTGAAGAACTGTCTTGTCAAATCTGAAGACTGCAATGACCTATCGAAAAGATACAAg actcttaaacaatataaattgGCAAAACTGAGCCCCATTGAGGCTGGATGCTGTCGACCACCATCTGA ATGTGGTTATCCTGCTGTCAATGCTTCATACTATGACTTGAGCTTTCATCCAATTAGTTCCAACAAAGACTGCAAACTTTATAAAAATTCGCGGGCCATCAAGTGCTATAATTGTGATTCCTGCAA GGCTGGTGTTGCGCAATACATGAAAGTTGAGTGGAGAGTGGTAGCAATCttcaatgttattttatttcttctcttg GCAATGATATACTTTGTGGGATGCTGTGCAAGACGCAATGCTGCCAGGGGCCATCCTAAAGTTTAA